In the genome of Rhopalosiphum padi isolate XX-2018 chromosome 1, ASM2088224v1, whole genome shotgun sequence, the window TTACCCTCCTAATATCCAACATGTTACAACCCGTTGTGGTTAAtaacaaagtatatattataatattagattatactTATAATGCACAGTAAGTCTTGCAGTAGCTGAGCATGCGCAATAGTTTTTTGAACATTGATCTTCTCTCGTTCGCCGGTAGGTATTGCGGTCGGCGTcggaatgtttttaataatacgttttagTACGCACGCcacttaacaataatatacacatcgTTTTACTAATACAACTTACGCGTTTCCGTTCAagtttaaaaatcaagaataaatTTGGTTTGGActtcaaactattataattattatatcgtttaacGTCATCATAAGAGCTCCTTTTTGTACTCCTTTACAAAAAccattcgtttttttttatttatttcttgcagttatattattaaaacaaaaacgacgaattataacataaatcttAAACGTTTCATAAacattgaaatacaatataatacagacTACAATGTACACTGCACAAAACGAGTAAGTTTTTAATACCTAGAAttatgttattaagtatatattagatatttaaaacgtTACATaactataggtaaataatttgtaacagtatttttatattatctatgtatttttctaaaatcaaaattttttattaatattagatgtATAAGCGACCGGTATTTTATTACGtaaaaggtataatatagtgtgtgcctatagttaaattgtattcatatacAGAATACATCTTAGTCATTATACACATAGCTTTTTTAATGAAagcgaatttaaaaaaattgaaaattcatcGTTGCTTTATCATTAatgagaaaaaattaattaattcgatTACTTGAACCCCAAAGCTTTAAAGGGAAGCCACAGTCGCATGTGTTGTTTCAACTTGTTAACAAATAACATGGCAAATTTACATACTCAGAAGAATTCGTTTTACTTTAatactctattattattaatattagagtaaatcatcaaatttaatagtgtgtattttcttgatattttaattttttaataatcaaacagacggagacaacacgtcATGtggatacaatatatttttttaaactcataaGTGTTATTAATTGTTACATATTACATGCATGGCGATAAAATGCCTATACAGAACGCCGTTGAAtactcattttataataaattataatttataagtatacatactatattactatacttaTAGGGGGTGGAGGAAATTAAGAACATAAACCCTACCttgataattatacaataatataaaaactacataTTAATTTTCAGGTATtctaaatcgtttttattaataatttattattaattaacatttttttagagaATTTACAGTATTCCGTCTAGATTATAACTTATCAACATTATTTGAACAAGTGGAACATTTTAATCAATGGACTGAATCACTGAGTGGTAagtatgattatgattatatttgtgatattattattttagatttgtgttcatgtgtattttatttttattatagatactaGAACAAGAGGGTGGTGGATGGTAAATTCAGTTTTTACTACATTTACCATAACCCTTTGTTATCTTTTAATAGTATGGCTAACTCCACGGTACATGAAAAATCACACAGcatacagtttaaaaaatattctaataatgtacaatattatgatgataatatcaaatttatttataataatagaagtaataaaaatattacttcatGTTTGTAATTAGTATCtaaaatcttatttaaatatatttcagttgATATTGATGACTACTAAATTAAACTATAGTTGGACATGTCAGCCGATAACCTACGTCAATGCAGAAGCTGAACTTAGGgtaaattataatgatgataattattaatttcacatTTCAAATAgaacagataaaaataatttttcttttttataacactatgtacaaaaattatgaagtggatattaagttaaattttacaGTGGTATATTGATATTGGTTAcaatcaacaaataaaaaagtacatttatcaatatgaaaaatacaaatatatatatttatctaataaaatatttaacttgaaATGTACTCAATTCaagttaatactaaattatatcaattgatgagatattttaatttaatatatttattccagATAGCAACAGCagtatggttatattatataattaaattttttgaactaTTGGATACTATATTTTTGATGCTTCGGAAAAAAGATAATCAATTGTCATTTCTTCACGTTTACCATCATTCAACAATGTTCATATTCTCATGGATGGGTACAAAATATGTACCAGGCGGCTCAGCATTTTTACCGATATTAATTAACAGCGCTGTAcatgttataatgtatttttactatacTTTAGCTGCAATACAATGCTCgaaaatcattaaatacaaaaaatatgttacaacCATtcaattggtaaaaataatcattatttaaatatagctatatcagatatatataatatatattagttattagtttattacttattagctataattattattaatgaatattaatgaaataggtACTAaggtgttattaaaattaatatattactccataatttttatagaagttAGAATACTACTTTTAAACACTTATTTAACAATGTGTATTTAGAAATgttgacaatatttaaatatttcacatgTATTTGAGTTTTGAATATGACCAATTAATGGTTTAGCAATgcaaaatgtatctatataataagaaGATTGTATTCTAATAACTTCAATAAAAAGCAACATAAAagcattatttattcaataaattaaataaaactgacTTCGATTaagattttttctataaaaaaaatttatttcgtaataatttttaatgaaaataatgataaaatattatgttgctcTGGTATGAATGAATAAAAGTTCTAGTGGTAAATATTGATACCTACTCTTATTTCAacttttcagtaaaaaaaaataaaaatggtttttaaataattagttttgttgtattttaaattgttcatattttatttatataagtgatataattttaactattatagctGCTCAAAGTTGATTACCAATTTACAATgcttttgttaaataattgtataaaattaagtacctgcacacaaattattaatactttttttacattacataatataaaatataggtatattagatacaattatgttatatttttaatgatgtaaGTATTATGGTGGCCATTACTTATTTACTTTCacccttatttattttttagtctttataattttattttaatcattttgtttttagGCTCAGTTTTCATTTGCTCTACCATTAGGCATAAATGCCATTCACAGTGGGTGTAATTGGCCATTAtggatgaaatatttatttgtcttttacattattacaatgttGGTTTTATTTGGAGACTTTTATaagaaaaactatattaaaaaagtatgtaatataattatatgatcatttatttaaataatttatatttgagaaTCATTAAAGCATTAAGAGAATGTTTCTACTACATGATGTTATCTTTTTATGTATAACATGagaaattataagtaaaaagaaTCTGTATCAttctgatattttaaatattagagtgaattgatctattaataattttaaaggtaagaatattatctagagcacttcaatagatttttttaaatattttattgtttaaacaagaattttaaaattgtaaattgtttttaaaacttaaaattctaataacttgcttcaaaattaaaacgtcAATCTAGCTAGATgccttagataatattcttagtataaagtttgataataggtcaattcactataatattaaaaatgaccaAGTTGTATGGATTCTTCTTAACGTACAATTATCCATGGTATGTGTTAGTAAGAAAGAGACAACACGTGTGGATAAAACATcctcttaatacaaaatattttgataaaaacataatttacagGTAAGCAAACATGAAAATGAAGTTGGACAATGTTTAAAGAAAttgtgataatttaaattaaaacattcaatttagataagtaattttttttatataaagtaatgtataaaataaagaattagaggtgacattacaataatttaatacttatgtgTAACAACTATTTTTCAATCatgtgatatttaaatatttttgtagttgaaatttgaattttatctaTAGTACTATTTAAACTAGACACTAGATAGTACtgaattataaagaaaaatttttcgcgtaattttgttttgttcttCCATACGTAAACATTTctctattgtaataattataatattttattatttactagttatttgattttattaaattatttcaagtgcttatagtttttattgtgtaaaatataatttttttttttaaatatgttattaggttgatagagtataatattattttgcacttaattatatattttgtaactacTTTTAATTATTCACTTTGTTATTAGGTATCTAACAAATgacaataaaattgttgtaaaatatctaatgtattggttttttattttaaattagttttttcatTCATGGTTTTATCTcatcataaaatgttaatataattactgtATACACTCCATTAAAGTTATGAACCTTGTGTACTCCGTGGTAGCCGTTGACCATGCAACACTGATCTGTTATccttaacaaatttta includes:
- the LOC132918004 gene encoding elongation of very long chain fatty acids protein 4-like, producing MYTAQNEEFTVFRLDYNLSTLFEQVEHFNQWTESLSDTRTRGWWMVNSVFTTFTITLCYLLIVWLTPRYMKNHTAYSLKNILIMYNIMMIISNLFIIIELILMTTKLNYSWTCQPITYVNAEAELRIATAVWLYYIIKFFELLDTIFLMLRKKDNQLSFLHVYHHSTMFIFSWMGTKYVPGGSAFLPILINSAVHVIMYFYYTLAAIQCSKIIKYKKYVTTIQLAQFSFALPLGINAIHSGCNWPLWMKYLFVFYIITMLVLFGDFYKKNYIKKVSKHENEVGQCLKKL